Below is a window of uncultured Cohaesibacter sp. DNA.
AGAATGGATTGATCTGTTGCCGTCTTGGTCATTGCAAACTATCTGTTTAAAGCGGTTGCGGTTGGTGATCAGCAGTTGGATTCGCTTTTGGGAAGAAAGATCATGCGGTCTGCTGCACGGCGCTGGGCCGGAGCCGTCAAGCAACTGCCTGCCAATAGGCGAACCGCCTTCAGGCCTCGCGCACAATCTGATCTGCCCACAGAACGAAACCATAAGATGATTCTCGTTCCCCTGTCGCCTTCCTGATAGGTAAATAACTTGGCAACCCTCAGACAAAGGCGGGCAAGCCTTTGCGTTTGATGAAATTTCCACTCAAATCGCAAGCATATGAACATCCCTGCGGCTTGTCCAGTTGGTTTCCGTTCCCGGTGGTGGATACGTATTATACACAAGCATGAGCTGTGATGGGGCCGGGCGCCTGGATGCGCCATCAGACAGGCCAACGGGGCCTGTTGGAGGGATCCCGAAAGAAAAATGGCGCAAGATCGTTTGGTTTGATCCCGCGCCATTGATATCAATATGTATGAGCCGAAAGCCGATCAGTCGGCCAGCCCGTTTGCGATTTTCTCGTCAACCGATTGCAGCAGCTTTTCGTCCGGCTGCATGGTTTTTACCCGCTGCCACTGGAAGGTGGCTTCATTCTTGCGGCCAGCGCGCCAATAGGCATCTCCCAGATGATCGGTAATGGTTGGATCTTCCGGACGCAGTTCGACAGCGCGTTCAAGGAAATTCACCGCTTCCTGATATTGCTTGAGGCGATAATGCGCCCAGCCAAGGGAATCAACAAAGAAGCCGTCAAACGGGCGCAAGGCCACGGCCTGCCGGATCATTTCGATGGCCTTGTCCAGATGCAAGCCGCGATCAACCCAGCTATAGCCCAGATAGTTCAGCACGGTAGGCTGATTGGGGAACAGCTTGAGCGCCGCCTGCATGTCCTTTTCGGTATTGGGCCAGTCTTTGAGCTGATCATAGGCCGAACCTCTGAGGAAATAGAGCGACCAGTGAATGTCCCGCTTGACCTTGATGCTCTTCAGACCATGGGTCAGGATATCGACCGAATCCTGAAAACGCTGCTCGGACTGGTAGATCCGGGACAAGACGGAGACGGTCTCCAGATCGGAATAGTCTCCCTCCAGAAGAGTCTTGAGCCGTTCGACCGCTTCGTCTGCGCGTTCCATGCGAGCCAGCACGATGGCCTCGCGGCGCTGTGCCTTGCGATAGACTGCACTGTCCGGCTTGATCGATTCATAATGGGCAAGAGCCGCATCATTCTTGTCGATACGCTCATAGAGGCGGGCCAGAGAGAAGTTTGTATAATCATCTCCCGGGCGCAGATATTCGGCAAATTGCAGATAGAGCGCGCCCCCTTCAATTGCCCCTTCTTCCGTGAAGGCATTGCCAAGGGTCGAGAAATATTCCGCAGCGCCATCCTGTGGCGTACGAATATTGGAGGCAATCGGCTTGAGCGCTTCAAAGGTGCGCTTGAGCCATTCCTTTTCCTCGGTATCGGCGGCGCTGGCTTCAAACTCCTTGATGACTTCGCTCGCCCGTTCCTTATTCTCAGCCTTGAGCAGATTGTTGACCAGAGCGGTTGCCGTCGCCAGAGAATTGGGGTCGGCATCAAGGCTCTGCTGCAACAGGCTTGTGGCCTTGGTATAATCCTTGGCATAGGCCGCCACCAGACCGGCATGCAGCGAGAAGAAGAATTGATTGACTTCGCTGTCGTCATCGGCCCGCAAAAGCCCAAGCGCCTCATCAAGCTTTGCCCGGTCCTGACCGATCATTGACCAGGCATCCAGAACAGTCTGGGTGATGAGGGCAAAGGGGCCAAACTGGGCCGATGCACTCAGCCCGCGCGGGTCGGTAAGATTGCGTCGCAGCGGTGGCTGAAGCAGCAATTGCTGCGGATCATTGCGCAGAACATCCATCCCGCTCTGAAACTGGATGGAGGCGCTTGAATAGTTCCGGCCCTTGAGGGCCTTGACCCCCAGCGCCATGTGAACCATCGGGGCGATGCGGCCGCCAAGACCGGCGCTTTCCCCCGCATCTTCGCTCTCTTCGCTTTCTGCAGGCTTGGCATCCTTGGCTTCAGCGCTGTTGCTGTTGCTGTTGCTCATCGTTGCCATCTTGTCGGCAAGCGCAAAGGCGGTCTTGTGATCGCCCGTAGCCAGCGTCAGGGCAAAATTGCGCTCGAGCAGCAAAAGATTGTCCGGATCCTTCTCCAGCGCCTGTGCATAGAAATGCGCGGCAAGGTCCAGATCCTGCTCATCCTGTGCCAGACGGGCGGAAAGATAGGTGCCGGTGAGTGTCGTGGGAATGCCGGCCAAGGCCTCCGGTACGGACAACGGCGTCTCTTCCGGCGTTTCGGTTGCCGCCCCGGCGATGGATGCAGGCCCCACCAGCAAGGCAATCCCCACAGTGCCATTCAGGAGGAATTTTCGAAACATCTTGAGGGAAAATCGAAAGTGCATTTAGTCAGCCTTGTTGTTGCGCCATCCGAAGCGATAGTACCAGTATAGCCATCGGGACCGATCAGCAATTGCCCGTTGGGGCCGCCTTCGGACAAGGCCTGTCTAGCTGGCCTGTCAAAGAGGCCCGCCGGGTCGGCCTGTCGTCTCGATCTGTCCGCTCTTTCGGGCAGCTTGCAACCCCGTTTGAGCAGATCTTATCGAGTCATGTCTGTCCCTGTTGTGACTGTGTTCCGCTATTCTTGCGGATCAGTATGAATTAGGAATGTAGCATGGCTTTTTTGAGGCTTGCTCGCAAGCCCCACGCATTGGTCCTGTACACAATAAAGACCGATTAAAATCAATATATGGGTAAAGAGGCGGAATTCGCAGAAATCCGATCACGCATAGCATGATCTTTTGTGCCGCTGACAAAGCGGATGGCAGCCCCATTGCCAGACTGGATTTTGATTGGATTTTGACTGGACTTTGGCCGGCCCCAACTGGACAGGCAGCAAACATGCTGTGGCATCAGGCAAGGCGCAGTAAGCAGCGCCTTGTCGCTGATCTTTGCGGTCAATGGCCCCGTGCGATGCAGAATTCCACAGCATCGACAAGAGCGGCCTTGTAGGCGCTGTCTTCAAACACATCAAGGCTGGCTATGGCCGTTGCCCCGTGGGTGCGCGCCTGCTTGAGCGTATCCTCAAGAGCGTTGGTTTTCTTGAGCAATTTCATGGCATAGTCAAGCGCGCCGTCAGTGACATCCTTGCGTTCTTCCATGACCCGCTTCCAGAAAGCCTTGTCATCCTCGCTTCCGCGCTCATAGGCCATGATGACCGGCAGAGTGATCTTCCCTTCGCGGAAATCATCCCCGACATTCTTGCCAAGCGCCGCAGCCGAGCCGCCATAATCCAGCGCATCGTCGATCAACTGGAAGGCGTTGCCCAACTCCATGCCATAAGCGCGCAAGGCCTTGATCCGCGTTTCATCGCAGCCTGCGATGATCGGCCCTACCTCACAGGCAGCCGCAAACAGGGCTGCCGTCTTGGACTGGATCACCTGCATATAGTCGGCAACCGAGGTCTTCATATTCTGCGCCACGGAAAGCTGCAAGACTTCCCCTTCGGCAATGACACAAGCGGCCGTTGAGAGCACATCCAGAGCCCGGA
It encodes the following:
- a CDS encoding tetratricopeptide repeat protein; protein product: MHFRFSLKMFRKFLLNGTVGIALLVGPASIAGAATETPEETPLSVPEALAGIPTTLTGTYLSARLAQDEQDLDLAAHFYAQALEKDPDNLLLLERNFALTLATGDHKTAFALADKMATMSNSNSNSAEAKDAKPAESEESEDAGESAGLGGRIAPMVHMALGVKALKGRNYSSASIQFQSGMDVLRNDPQQLLLQPPLRRNLTDPRGLSASAQFGPFALITQTVLDAWSMIGQDRAKLDEALGLLRADDDSEVNQFFFSLHAGLVAAYAKDYTKATSLLQQSLDADPNSLATATALVNNLLKAENKERASEVIKEFEASAADTEEKEWLKRTFEALKPIASNIRTPQDGAAEYFSTLGNAFTEEGAIEGGALYLQFAEYLRPGDDYTNFSLARLYERIDKNDAALAHYESIKPDSAVYRKAQRREAIVLARMERADEAVERLKTLLEGDYSDLETVSVLSRIYQSEQRFQDSVDILTHGLKSIKVKRDIHWSLYFLRGSAYDQLKDWPNTEKDMQAALKLFPNQPTVLNYLGYSWVDRGLHLDKAIEMIRQAVALRPFDGFFVDSLGWAHYRLKQYQEAVNFLERAVELRPEDPTITDHLGDAYWRAGRKNEATFQWQRVKTMQPDEKLLQSVDEKIANGLAD
- a CDS encoding polyprenyl synthetase family protein, with product MGRVNDLILEKAGSDVEMIPEVAKHLIDSGGKRLRPMLTLAAANMCGYEDGAAAGHVKLAMAVEFMHTATLLHDDVVDESDMRRGKLAARMLWGNQASVLVGDFLLGQAFRVMVDVGSIRALDVLSTAACVIAEGEVLQLSVAQNMKTSVADYMQVIQSKTAALFAAACEVGPIIAGCDETRIKALRAYGMELGNAFQLIDDALDYGGSAAALGKNVGDDFREGKITLPVIMAYERGSEDDKAFWKRVMEERKDVTDGALDYAMKLLKKTNALEDTLKQARTHGATAIASLDVFEDSAYKAALVDAVEFCIARGH